One window from the genome of Hyphomonas neptunium ATCC 15444 encodes:
- a CDS encoding flavin-containing monooxygenase, with the protein MTQLDTDILIIGAGLSGIGAAVHLTKRSPGKRYRIYEARDAIGGTWDLFRYPGIRSDSDMHTLGYNFKPWTDAKAIADGPSIRRYVNTTADEYGVRKNISFNTKIVAADWSSADQAWTVTSENVKTGAQEKTTCRFLFMCGGYYSYDKGYRPDFPGEEAFRGQIIHPQHWPEDLDYSGKKVVVIGSGATAMTLVPSMAEKAGHVTMLQRSPTYVVSRPAMDGFANFLRKVLPDQWAYNLIRWRNVAFQQFFFRQTRTNPAKARERLLGMVREELGPDYDVDKHFTPTYNPWEQRLCLVPDSDLFNSLKSGKASIETDHIERFTETGILLKSGKELPADIIVTATGLNLIFMNGVNVSLDGAKVDPGRLLNYKGVMLSNVPNLAVTFGYTNASWTLKADLTSEYVSRLINLMDEKGATSAMPYLAAFPNETEPFVDFSSGYFQRVMDQFPRQHTEAPWKLNQNYFVDRKNLRDLPIEDGVMQFHIPAAATKPKPALQAAE; encoded by the coding sequence ATGACCCAGCTCGACACAGACATCCTCATCATCGGCGCCGGCCTCTCCGGCATTGGCGCCGCCGTCCACCTCACCAAGCGCAGCCCCGGCAAGCGCTACCGCATCTATGAGGCGCGCGACGCCATCGGCGGCACCTGGGATCTCTTCCGCTATCCCGGCATCCGCTCGGATTCGGACATGCACACGCTGGGCTATAATTTCAAACCCTGGACGGACGCCAAAGCCATCGCAGACGGCCCCTCCATCCGCCGCTATGTGAACACCACGGCCGATGAATACGGCGTCCGCAAGAACATCTCGTTCAATACCAAGATCGTGGCCGCCGACTGGTCGAGCGCCGATCAGGCATGGACCGTCACCAGCGAGAACGTAAAGACCGGCGCGCAGGAGAAAACCACCTGCCGGTTCCTCTTCATGTGCGGGGGCTATTACAGCTATGACAAAGGCTACCGCCCGGATTTCCCCGGCGAGGAAGCCTTCCGGGGCCAGATCATCCACCCGCAACACTGGCCCGAAGATCTCGACTATTCGGGCAAGAAAGTTGTCGTGATTGGCTCTGGCGCCACAGCGATGACGCTGGTGCCCTCGATGGCGGAGAAAGCCGGGCATGTCACGATGCTGCAACGCTCGCCCACCTATGTGGTCTCGCGCCCGGCTATGGACGGCTTTGCCAACTTCCTGCGCAAGGTCCTGCCCGATCAGTGGGCCTATAATCTCATCCGCTGGCGGAACGTTGCCTTCCAGCAATTCTTCTTCCGCCAGACGCGCACGAACCCGGCCAAGGCGCGTGAGCGCCTTCTTGGCATGGTGCGCGAAGAGCTTGGCCCAGACTATGATGTCGATAAACACTTCACGCCCACCTACAATCCGTGGGAACAGCGCCTCTGTCTCGTTCCGGACTCGGACCTTTTCAATTCCCTGAAATCGGGCAAGGCCAGCATCGAGACCGATCATATCGAGCGGTTTACCGAAACCGGCATCCTGCTCAAATCCGGCAAGGAACTTCCCGCCGACATCATCGTGACGGCCACCGGCCTCAACCTCATTTTCATGAACGGGGTGAATGTCTCGCTGGACGGCGCCAAGGTCGATCCCGGCCGGCTGCTCAACTACAAAGGCGTGATGCTGTCCAACGTGCCAAACCTGGCCGTCACCTTCGGTTACACCAACGCCTCCTGGACGCTGAAAGCCGACCTCACCAGCGAATATGTCAGCCGCCTGATCAATCTGATGGACGAGAAAGGCGCAACCTCCGCGATGCCCTATCTCGCCGCCTTCCCGAACGAGACCGAGCCGTTCGTGGACTTTTCCTCCGGCTACTTCCAGCGCGTCATGGACCAGTTCCCGCGCCAGCACACAGAAGCGCCCTGGAAGCTGAACCAGAACTATTTCGTCGACCGGAAAAACCTGCGCGACCTCCCCATCGAGGACGGCGTGATGCAGTTCCACATTCCTGCCGCCGCCACCAAGCCCAAACCGGCATTGCAAGCGGCGGAATAG
- a CDS encoding IS481-like element ISHne2 family transposase encodes MGWRQTDPMNERVEFIAAWLKGEDSVTELSVRFDISRKTAYKWIERYKAAGPAGLYDVSRAPLCPAGGTPPELASRVVTLRRAHPAWGPRKLKARLEMDDPGVAWPAASTIGDILKREGLVSPRRFRRRAAPMTTPFAQAHAPNDVWCMDFKGWWRTGDGQRCEPFTVSDALSRYLLVCQPVARTGYDTVWPVLAKAFRDHGLPRAIRSDNGPPFGSVAAGGLSRLAVNFVKMGIFPERITPGKPQENGRHERLHLTLKREAADPVSRTLRAQAARLVRFRKSYNHERPHEALGQKPPAAVYVPSPRVWDGKLRAPDYPGATETRAVRHAGTIRWRGAEPFISEVLIGERVGLFRTGEDQYDVYFGPILLGHIDPKKRMNRIKPGRPRNIP; translated from the coding sequence ATGGGTTGGAGGCAGACAGATCCGATGAACGAGCGTGTTGAGTTCATCGCGGCGTGGCTGAAGGGTGAGGACAGTGTGACAGAGCTGTCTGTGCGGTTCGATATATCGCGCAAGACGGCCTACAAATGGATTGAGCGTTACAAGGCTGCGGGGCCGGCGGGGCTTTATGATGTGTCTCGAGCCCCGCTTTGCCCGGCGGGCGGCACGCCACCGGAGCTGGCGTCCCGTGTGGTGACGCTCCGGCGGGCGCATCCTGCCTGGGGGCCGCGCAAGTTGAAGGCGCGTCTGGAGATGGATGATCCGGGTGTTGCCTGGCCAGCGGCTTCGACGATCGGTGACATTCTCAAGCGCGAAGGGCTTGTATCTCCGCGGCGGTTTCGCCGGCGCGCGGCGCCGATGACAACGCCCTTTGCGCAGGCGCATGCCCCCAACGATGTCTGGTGCATGGACTTCAAGGGCTGGTGGCGTACGGGCGATGGCCAACGCTGTGAGCCGTTCACGGTCTCGGACGCCCTGAGCCGGTATCTTCTGGTCTGCCAGCCTGTCGCGCGCACGGGCTATGATACGGTCTGGCCGGTACTGGCAAAGGCGTTCCGGGACCACGGCCTGCCGCGCGCCATCCGGTCAGACAATGGTCCGCCTTTCGGGTCTGTGGCGGCCGGGGGCCTGTCCCGTCTGGCGGTCAACTTTGTGAAGATGGGCATCTTCCCGGAACGGATCACCCCTGGAAAGCCGCAGGAGAATGGGCGCCATGAGCGTCTGCATCTGACCCTGAAGCGCGAAGCGGCCGATCCGGTCTCCCGCACACTTCGGGCGCAGGCCGCGCGCCTTGTCCGGTTCCGGAAATCCTACAATCATGAGCGTCCGCATGAGGCGCTCGGCCAGAAACCCCCGGCGGCGGTCTATGTGCCAAGCCCGCGCGTATGGGACGGCAAGCTTCGCGCCCCGGACTATCCTGGCGCCACCGAAACCCGCGCGGTCAGGCACGCCGGCACCATTAGATGGCGCGGCGCGGAACCCTTCATCTCCGAAGTGCTGATCGGGGAGCGCGTTGGCCTCTTCCGGACCGGCGAAGACCAATACGACGTCTACTTCGGCCCCATCCTCCTCGGACACATCGACCCGAAAAAACGCATGAACCGCATCAAGCCTGGCAGACCACGGAACATACCATGA
- a CDS encoding ABC transporter transmembrane domain-containing protein, producing the protein MAETGAHVVEDRRTALPEGGEAIGRPRGRSLKPLALLWPYARRHWITVSVALVFLVAAAALSLAIPMLLGRAADAGQRAGNDPELLKALIDEAFLWVFAAAVGSGVLGAIRFYFVSRFGERIAADLRRDLYAHLLRLSPAYHARMRSGEAVSRLTADITLLETFLGSSASLAARTLMTTTGALVLMLAVNWQLGLTLLAMLPIAILPIMIIGRTIRKMSNEAQARLSDAGAEAAETLDSIELVQAYGREGGQLSVFQRAVEGTFTAAMRRNGARALMIVLVSVLLFGGFTAVLWMGARAVASGEMSFGDLATMVMYAAFAGSGFGMLAEVYGEFMRAAGAADRAAEVLRAVPDISAPAQPKPLPAKGQGALSFDKVTFRYGENAASALEDFSLDVKPGEFVALVGPSGAGKTTVFRLALRLFDPQAGDIRLDGVSSIEAEPRDWRRCFAYAPQESALFTGTAAENIRFGDEAADEALLEQAARMAEAMGFLDEKEGLATELGQKGRSLSGGQRQRIALARALVRNAPVLLLDEATSALDSESEAAVRRAIENAATGRTTLVIAHRLSTVRRADRIIVMEHGRIVEEGTHDSLVARGGLYARLADLQFAEG; encoded by the coding sequence ATGGCCGAAACAGGCGCCCATGTCGTGGAAGATCGCCGCACAGCCCTGCCGGAAGGCGGGGAGGCGATCGGCCGTCCGCGCGGACGCAGCCTGAAGCCCCTGGCACTGCTCTGGCCCTATGCGCGCCGGCACTGGATCACCGTTTCTGTTGCGCTCGTGTTTCTCGTGGCGGCCGCTGCGCTCAGCCTGGCAATCCCGATGCTGCTGGGCCGCGCCGCCGACGCTGGCCAGCGGGCGGGGAATGACCCGGAGCTGCTCAAGGCGTTGATCGATGAGGCCTTTCTCTGGGTGTTTGCTGCGGCGGTCGGCTCCGGCGTATTGGGGGCTATCCGGTTTTATTTCGTCTCCCGCTTCGGGGAACGTATCGCGGCCGACCTGCGGCGGGATCTTTATGCCCATCTCTTGCGGCTTTCCCCGGCCTATCATGCCAGGATGCGCTCGGGCGAAGCGGTGTCGCGGCTGACGGCTGACATCACCCTGCTTGAGACGTTCCTGGGCTCGTCCGCGTCGCTGGCGGCGCGCACGCTGATGACGACGACCGGTGCGCTTGTGCTGATGCTGGCGGTCAACTGGCAGCTGGGGCTGACGCTTCTGGCGATGCTGCCGATTGCGATCCTGCCGATCATGATCATCGGGCGCACCATCCGTAAGATGTCCAACGAGGCGCAGGCGCGTCTTTCCGATGCCGGGGCCGAGGCGGCCGAAACGCTCGACTCGATTGAACTGGTGCAGGCGTATGGCCGGGAAGGCGGGCAGCTTTCGGTCTTCCAGCGCGCGGTGGAGGGTACATTCACCGCCGCGATGCGCCGCAATGGCGCCCGCGCGCTCATGATCGTGCTGGTTTCCGTGCTGCTGTTCGGCGGCTTTACCGCCGTGCTGTGGATGGGTGCCCGCGCGGTGGCGAGCGGGGAGATGAGCTTCGGCGATCTGGCTACGATGGTGATGTATGCCGCCTTTGCCGGTTCGGGCTTTGGCATGCTGGCGGAAGTCTATGGCGAGTTCATGCGGGCGGCCGGCGCGGCGGACCGGGCGGCGGAAGTGCTGCGCGCGGTGCCGGACATTTCAGCGCCTGCCCAGCCCAAACCGCTTCCCGCAAAAGGGCAGGGCGCGCTCTCCTTTGACAAGGTGACGTTCCGCTATGGTGAGAACGCGGCGTCTGCGCTGGAAGATTTCTCCCTGGATGTGAAGCCCGGCGAGTTTGTTGCTTTGGTCGGGCCGAGCGGGGCGGGGAAGACGACTGTTTTCCGGTTGGCGCTGCGGCTGTTTGATCCGCAGGCGGGAGACATCCGGCTGGACGGCGTTTCCTCGATAGAGGCAGAACCGCGCGACTGGCGCCGGTGTTTTGCCTATGCCCCGCAGGAGTCGGCGCTGTTTACCGGCACGGCGGCCGAGAACATCCGGTTTGGCGATGAGGCCGCCGATGAGGCGCTGCTGGAACAGGCGGCGCGGATGGCCGAGGCGATGGGCTTCCTGGACGAGAAGGAAGGCTTAGCGACCGAGCTTGGCCAGAAGGGGCGCAGCCTTTCAGGTGGCCAGCGCCAGCGCATTGCGCTTGCCCGCGCGCTGGTGCGCAATGCGCCGGTGCTGCTGCTGGATGAAGCAACCTCTGCCCTCGATTCTGAAAGCGAAGCGGCTGTGCGCCGCGCCATCGAGAACGCTGCGACGGGGCGCACCACGCTGGTCATCGCCCACCGCCTTTCCACTGTGCGGCGGGCCGACCGCATCATCGTGATGGAGCATGGCCGCATCGTTGAAGAGGGCACGCATGACAGCCTCGTTGCGCGGGGCGGCCTTTATGCGCGCCTGGCAGACCTTCAGTTTGCGGAAGGCTGA
- the rpmE gene encoding 50S ribosomal protein L31 encodes MKKEGHPDYHFITVVMTDGTEYQTRSTWGKEGDRMVLDIDPKVHPAWTGGEGKSLDRGGRVSRFKDKFKGFV; translated from the coding sequence ATGAAAAAAGAAGGGCATCCCGACTATCACTTCATCACCGTGGTGATGACCGATGGTACCGAGTACCAGACCCGCTCCACATGGGGCAAAGAGGGTGACCGTATGGTCCTCGACATCGACCCGAAAGTGCACCCGGCCTGGACCGGCGGCGAGGGCAAGTCCCTGGACCGCGGCGGCCGCGTTTCGCGCTTCAAGGACAAGTTCAAAGGCTTCGTGTAA